From the genome of Epinephelus moara isolate mb chromosome 10, YSFRI_EMoa_1.0, whole genome shotgun sequence, one region includes:
- the LOC126396655 gene encoding E3 ubiquitin-protein ligase RNF14-like: MSADREEQEDELLALQSIFDSEEFVRDESKSAGEIRVCVELPAGFTVTLKEGNRAGESLRQYDISFLPPLLLTFDLPEDYPSSSPPSFTLTCSWLTHTQLSALSAQLTDLYQATGGAVVLFSWVQFLKEDALRFLDINSLLELPSEEQGTLYNSQDSLSAALSEPKNNQHPPKPGPTDIQSCNVSDPGKPDLSTPTLEVEPPTGSCADGRDPSPSDSQEALALSQNTSNDWNHVAEASDAREALQTTEFKADDQNDLSSAAGTLKPLTFAQSDQSDQEDFSNEGNVSASLLGPSSSSHPQDLSEEGAASLPIHPRESPQKEDQTSSGLSLTPSQTLLSQILIYNEAQKQKVFATTVFDCGVCYTGWLGSDCVKLPECGHIFCQGCLAKFCRVQITEGNVRSVTCPEADCTATPTPAQVRHLVGEELFSRYDRLLLQSTLDSMADVVYCPRRTCGSAVIRDKSSNAALCFVCNFAFCVTCRKTYHGTYDCQAKKNMKMQEALQGNLHLPQSKEGLEALWHDYANGSKQRRRLLESRYGRSVLQGSLEDCLSEDWIVSNSKHCPHCFCKIEKNGGCNMMSCSQCGQRFCWACLTRLGSGRISNHFAECPPCQSYY, encoded by the exons ATGAGCGcggacagagaggagcaggaagaCGAACTGCTCGCGCTCCAAAGTATCTTTGATTCGGAGGAGTTCGTCCGAGATGAGTCGAAGTCTGCCGGAGAAATCCGAGTGTGTGTCGAGCTGCCTGCGGGCTTTACTGTAACTCTGAAAGAAGGGAATCGAGCCG GTGAATCACTGAGGCAGTATGACATTTCATTCCTTCCACCTCTGcttctgacctttgacctccctgAGGACTACCCATcgtcctcccctccctccttcaccctcacctgcagctggctgacacacacacag CTCTCTGCACTGAGTGCTCAGCTCACTGATCTCTACCAGGCCACCGGAGGCGCTGTGGTGCTCTTCTCTTGGGTACAGTTTCTTAAAGAAGATGCCCTCAGGTTCCTGGACATCAATTCTCTGCTGGAGCTCCCCTCTGAAGAACAAGGCACCCTGTACAATAGCCAGGACTCCTTAAGTGCTGCACTCTCAGAGCCAAAGAATAATCAACACCCTCCAAAGCCAGGACCAACAGATATCCAGAGCTGTAATGTCTCAGATCCAGGTAAACCAGACCTCTCTACTCCAACTTTGGAAGTTGAACCTCCAACAGGGAGTTGTGCTGATGGCCGAGACCCTTCACCCTCAGACTCACAGGAAGCTTTGGCTTTGAGTCAAAACACCTCTAATGATTGGAACCATGTTGCAGAAGCCTCAGATGCAAGGGAGGCCCTTCAAACCACAGAATTTAAGGCTGACGATCAGAATGATCTGTCCTCAGCAGCAGGCACACTGAAGCCTCTTACATTTGCTCAATCTGATCAAAGTGACCAGGAAGATTTCTCAAATGAAGGAAACGTTTCAGCCTCATTATTGGGTCCTTCTAGCTCCTCACACCCACAGGATCTAAGTGAAGAAGGAGCTGCTTCTCTGCCCATCCACCCCAGAGAATCCCCCCAGAAAGAAGACCAAACATCCTCTGGTCTCTCCCTGACTCCATCACAAACTCTCCTGTCCCAGATCTTGATCTATAATGAGGCCCAGAAACAGAAAGTTTTTGCCACCACGGTGTTTGACTGTGGCGTGTGTTATACGGGCTGGCTCGGTTCGGACTGTGTGAAGTTGCCGGAGTGTGGCCACATCTTCTGTCAGGGCTGTCTTGCAAAGTTCTGCAGGGTCCAGATAACAGAGGGGAACGTCCGGAGTGTCACCTGTCCTGAGGCAGACTGCACTGCCACTCCTACACCTGCACAG GTTAGGCATCTGGTTGGGGAGGAGCTGTTCAGCCGCTATGATCGTCTCCTGCTACAGTCAACTCTGGACAGCATGGCTG ATGTGGTGTACTGTCCTCGGCGTACCTGTGGTTCAGCCGTCATTCGGGATAAGTCCAGCAATGCTGCACTGTGCTTTGTGTGCAACTTTGCCTTCTGTGTCACCTGCAGGAAGACCTACCATGGGACATATGACTGTCaggcaaagaaaaacatgaaaatgcagGAGGCACTGCAAGGCAATTTACACCTGCCACAGTCAAAAG agggTTTGGAAGCTCTGTGGCATGACTATGCCAATGGCAGTAAGCAGAGGAGGCGCCTCCTGGAAAGCAGATACGGCCGTAGTGTACTGCAGGGCTCTTTGGAGGACTGCCTAAGTGAAGACTGGATCGTCTCCAATAGCAAGCACTGTCCTCATTGCTTCTGCAAAATAGAG AAGAACGGAGGATGTAACATGATGTCGTGCTCTCAGTGTGGACAGCGATTCTGTTGGGCTTGCCTCACCAGACTGGGATCAGGTCGTATAAGCAACCACTTTGCTGAATGTCCCCCCTGTCAGTCCTACTACTAA